CTTCAGCAGGGCGAAGAAATCGCCCGCCGTCGCTTCCGACATGCGGATGGTTTGATCGTCAAACCGGTTGTGGACAAGGGCCATGCGTACTTACGTCCAGTCGTTCCGTTTGGCCGAAGCCGCCGGTCAGGCCGGCGGCTCCGTAGTTCAGTCTGTGCCTTACTTGATCTTCGGCAGCTGTTCCCACTGGTGGAAGGGCGGCGGCGAAGGCAGCTGCCATTCGAGCGTGGTCGCACCATCGCCCCAGGGGTTGGCACCGGCGACGCGCTTCTTGGAGAAGGCTTCGAAGACACCGAACAGGAAGATCAGCACGCCGATGGCCGAGATATACGAGCCGTAGGACGACACCGCGTTCCAGCCGGCATAGGCATCCGGATAGTCGATGTAGCGGCGCGGCATGCCGGCGAGGCCGAGGAAGTGCTGCGGGAAGAATATCAGGTTCACGCCGACGAAGGTCACCCAGAAGTGGGTGTTGGCGATCGCCGCCGAGTACATGTAGCCGGTCATCTTCGGGAACCAGTAATACCAGGCCGCGAAGATCGCAAACACGGCACCCAGCGACAGCACGTAGTGGAAGTGCGCCACGACGTAGTAGGTGTCGTGCAGCGAACGGTCGAGACCGGCATTGGCCAGTTGCACGCCGGTGACGCCACCGACGGTGAACAGGAAGATGAAGCCGATCGCCCAGATCATGGGCGTCTTCATCGAGATCGAGCCGCCCCACATGGTGGCGATCCAAGAGAAGATCTTCACACCGGTCGGAACCGCGATGACCATCGTGGCGAACACGAAGTAGCGCTGCGTGTCGAGCGACAGGCCGGTGGTGTACATGTGGTGAGCCCACACGACGAAGCCGACAGCGCCGATGGCGACCATGGCGTAGGCCATGCCGAGGTAACCGAAGATCGGCTTGCGCGAGAAGGTCGACACGATGTGGCTGACGATGCCGAAGCCCGGCAGGATCAGGATGTACACTTCCGGGTGACCGAAGAACCAGAACAGGTGCTGGAA
The nucleotide sequence above comes from Aminobacter aminovorans. Encoded proteins:
- the ctaD gene encoding cytochrome c oxidase subunit I; this encodes MAGAAAHDHHDHKPKGWVRWVYSTNHKDIGTLYLIFAIMAGCIGGFLSVMMRWELAEPGIQIFHGLASMVYGVEGDAAIDAGKSMFNAFTTAHGLVMIFFMVMPALIGGFANWMVPIMIGAPDMAFPRMNNISFWLLPPAFLLLILSAFMPSAPGAHGVGGGWTIYPPLSTSGQPGPAMDLAILSLHIAGASSILGAINFITTIFNMRAPGMTLHKMPLFAWSVLITAFLLLLSLPVLAGGITMLLTDRNFGTTFFAPEGGGDPILFQHLFWFFGHPEVYILILPGFGIVSHIVSTFSRKPIFGYLGMAYAMVAIGAVGFVVWAHHMYTTGLSLDTQRYFVFATMVIAVPTGVKIFSWIATMWGGSISMKTPMIWAIGFIFLFTVGGVTGVQLANAGLDRSLHDTYYVVAHFHYVLSLGAVFAIFAAWYYWFPKMTGYMYSAAIANTHFWVTFVGVNLIFFPQHFLGLAGMPRRYIDYPDAYAGWNAVSSYGSYISAIGVLIFLFGVFEAFSKKRVAGANPWGDGATTLEWQLPSPPPFHQWEQLPKIK